In Setaria italica strain Yugu1 chromosome IX, Setaria_italica_v2.0, whole genome shotgun sequence, the genomic stretch GAGCGAGTCGACTCCAGAGCGCTCAGATCAGCTCCAGGGCCGGCACGACTGTGACCCATGAGTGACAACTCGAATCAACCAACGACGCAACGAAGTACGTAGGGCAGTAGGCCGAGGCAAAGACGGAGGAGGAGCCCAGGAAATGATTCGCCTCTGGACGACACGAAAGTCCACGGGAACAGGGACGCATGAATCGACGATCattgaggccttgtttagttggccaatttgggaggtgccaaattactgttacagcactgtagcacactgtagcgtttcgtttgtatttgtaaattattgtccaaatattgactaattaggctcaaaagattcgtctcgcaaagtacaacaaaactgtgcaattactttttaatttcatctagatttagtactccatgcatgtaccgcaagtttgatgtgatggggaatcttctttttgcatagtgtcaaagttggaagttgggagtaactaaacatggcctgagcCTCTGCACCGCCGCTACATGCAGGCGCCCTCGCTGCGtcgaccgatcgatcgatcagcctgccggctgccgctgtCCTGTGCTCTGGCGCGCCGGCTGGCTGCATGCGGCTGAGCTGCCCAAGGCACCCGGCCCCTGGACGCACGGCACGAGGCTCGCTCATGCCCTACGCAAAAGATACACTAGGCGTCCACGCTTTATCCACCAGCCGGCCGGCACCTTCCCCTGACGTCCATGATACGTACGTCTCCTACTTCAATTTCAAGCATGCGTTCTCGCCATCCTTGCGAAGTTTTCATTACCTCATAATCTGCATGGTAACGTGCATTCGAAAGCTGGTTGGGTTTCACCGCGTgttctttcctctctttttgCGGTAACAAAGTTACAAAGGCTTCGGCCATGGAGGGCGGCAGAGGATCAAAATTTCAAACCACCATCTTTTCCTCCAGAGCCGGTCCAGAGATTTTGCTTCTGAACACTCCAGTATTGATTGCACATGGAGCATCCGCCGTTAgtgatgcagcagcagccggtgcagggggggggggggggggggggggggtgtaaCGAAACCGGAGTGAATCAAGACTAGAAATTAAGTACAGAAAACGTATGCCAAACAACATCCGCATGGATCTAGAAACAAAAACAACTATNNNNNNNNNNNNNNNNNNNNNNNNNNNNNNNNNNNNNNNNNNNNNNNNNNNNNNNNNNNNNNNNNNNNNNNNNNNNNNNNNNNNNNNNNNNNNNNNNNNNNNNNNNNNNNNNNNNGATTTCAGTAGGAGGATTACTTTGTTGCACTGTCAGGCGGTTAGAAATCTTAAGGTGATCTCGGAGCTTGATTTGGGAGCGACAACGCACCCGGACCATGTAGATTGTGTGACGCGGAGGAAGAAAATGTGGAGCCTGGTATATAAGGCTTTGCTCGCCAGCCCAAATTGAAAGTTGACACGGAACTACAGGCAGATTGGAGATATTTATACTTTTATCGAAGATCAAAAGCCTCTTACGTCATAGTTGTTGCGGAGCTCCTCCTGGGGTTTGCGGAAGAGGATGAGCTGAATTTGTTGGTTAGCATCTTATGGAGGAGGTGGGGTGGGTGAGGGGAAGGGGGGGctgctccccctcctccctacGCAGGCCCGGCCGACGCAGCGTTCCATTTATCAGGTTGAGCCTTGGCAATGGTACTGGCAGTAGCTGTATCCCGGAGGGGCTGAGATGGGAGTTGAGACCACGCAGCAGCACGTTCTCGGTGCAGCGGCTCGCGTGCTTGGTAGCATGTCTGTGTGTGTGTACAGGGTACAGCGATGCATCCACCTTCCGGTCCAGCGCTCCGAACTCCACCGGGACGCGATTGACCAAGCACTTTCCTGCTCCCTTCAGAGCCACTGATGGGGCTAGTGCGTGCTCGCGAGTATATGCATGCGTAAAGGCTCCAGCTGCAACCGAGACCCATCGATCGGTGTCCGTCCAGATTGTACTCGCGCGCCTGCTTCGGCACAGTGAGCCCGGCTCCGGCACCCCACGAACATGCCAATCAATGGCCCCGATCGGCGCACGCGGCCGTGGTCCTGCTCAGTGCTCGCCCAGCGTTGGCACTCGCCATCGGCCATCGACAGTGAGTGTGTCACTCTCCTCCCAACCCCCCTCAACCTCAAGCCGCACCCACCCCACCCCGCCACGCCACATGGTtggccgcccgcggccgcggcctcaGCTTCggtcgccgccccgcgcgcgtcCGAGTCCGAGCTGGCTGTGGGTGCGCGAGAGAAAAGGGACAGCTTGTACGTGCGCGCCGGGGTGGGGGTTGTGCCGCCGACCCGACCGCCGTGCCGGTGTGCGCTCGCGTGAAACGGAGACGTCGCGTCGTGGATCTCGGAAAGCAggacgcgacggcgacggcgacggctgcTTCGTTCGCTCGCTTCCCCGGTCAAGGCGGCCATCACCATTCATTCACCAGCGCGGAGCTAGCTACGGCAAGCTAGGAGTCCACACCCTACCCGGCCACCCCGGCGACGCTACTGCTGTCACGACCCGCTGTACTGTAGCTcgccaacagcagcagcagctgctctcTCTCTGAATCATATGGTGTCTGTCTCTGATCCCCTGTTGCTTTGCAAAGTTTTGGCCGCGGAAAGCAAAAGCCTGACGCTATGATCAATCATGGACGGCCCTAGTAGGCTCTGTGCTGCCCCCACGGCTTTAGTTTTGGCCTCGCTGACTAGGAGTGGAAAAGCAGGGGGCTAAAATACAGACATCTTGATGGTGGATAGCCTGATGTGAAATATAAGACCCGCTTTCCCAGGATGCAGGTAGAATGCAGCCAGGCAAGGACATGAATACTACTGCATATTAATCCAGGTCATTCGAACATTATATAACAGTACCGAGTATTTTCAATGAGATGTTCAGTTGGAGTTGGACCCAACTTCAGTTGGCACGCAGAATTTAATCCCATCTCAAACATCTGCAAGAGAAGCAATACTAATTCTctaaatttttttgcaaaaaagatCATAATTCTCTCATTTGCGTTGGACTGATATCTAACAAGAGAATTGCTTGGTATGCGACAACAGTTAAATAAAATCAGATGTTGAAACTTCAAGATAGAACATTACTAGTCAAGTAATGATGTTGTTGAGGAAGTAAACTGTTGCTAGTAGCATTGAGAAATAAGAAAACAAGGACAAACAGGACAGAACCTCAACTTTCAACTATTTCAGTTTCAGAAGTAACACGGCATGGAGATTTTTTAACATGTGCTACAGGGTAAGAGCACACTTCCTAATTTGACTAGGCAGTAAGCCATCAAGATGAgcaattcaattttttttccaagaaaTGGCAATGTATATTTCGGTGTCGAAGCAACAGTACTGTATAATTACAGGGAAGGGAGCAACATCTACAGCCCTGACATACCCACATTGCCAAAAATCTAAATTTGCAGGTTTTGCTTAATGCTCTCTACTCCTAATGGCAAAACTGGCTGTACTTACCACCCAGCCTCAAGTGCTTATTGAGCTGATCAAATTCACATCAATTTGCATGTACATCCGCCTGCTTGCCATCTAACATGCCACTGATTATGCCGCATTGCTGCTATACTGCTTCTTCCTATCTCTCCACAAATTGATATGGTAGCCACTAAGTCTGCCATCAGCTCAACCACCCGCATCTCTTCAGATAAGATGATAGagctagatctgcaagtttatCTATGTATGCTCATTACCATTTGTGAATTTGGTAATCCCATCTCCTTCAAACTCTGAACTCAGCAAGGTCAATTGACAAACCACGCATCATCGAATCAAATTACAGAGCAGCAGCATCTGCATCCCTCACTGAATTGTCCTTGTGAGTTTGCACTTGGAGATGAAGAGAGTGTCAGTGTAGTTGAGCCGGCACAGCTTGAGCAGCTCAGATGCTTTCTGCTTCAGCTCCGGCGCACAACCGCTTTGGATGACAAGTAGAAGCTTGGCAGCTAACCCAGCCTCCACGGCAGCAGGTGCACACTCTTCAGGCGCCATCCGACACACCGTCCACAGCATTGACAACGACCGTCGCGTGCATGCCTCTGAAACTCTCATCAGCAGACGGACAGCATTGGGTATTGTCCGCGGGCAATCCTTAAGAGCCACCCTTCCCTCTGGAATGGCAGACAGGGCATCCAAGATGTCCAACGCCGGCTCGACACACTCTGTTGCCAGCTCTGGCAACAATTCGACCAGCTGCGGCACCGCACCAATGCTAACAATCATACCCCTCGCCGGCCTATGCACTGCACAAATCGAATTCAGCAGCTCAAGCCCTGCAACTACGCCGTCCGGATGTCGCTTATCTCGGATGAGACGCATGACACCAACCAAGAGGCTCAGGCTCGCCATCGTCTCCGGCCGGAAACCCCTCTCATCCATGAGGATGCGGATGAGGCGGACACAGTTGATCTTGGTGTCCGCTGCCCCCTCGTTGAGCATGTCCACCACGAGCGACACCTTCGCCGGCTGCATGAGCGCAGCCTTGGCGTCGGCGTCAAGCGTCACGCCGCTGACGAGAATGGCGACCGCCTCGGTCCCCACGGCGTGGGACGTGAAGGGGCCAAGCAGCGAGGTCAACagggccacgccgccggcctcggcgaTGGCCTTGGTGACGGACTGGTGAGTGGCGGCGAGGGTGCGCAGCTCCCGGAGCGCGGCAATGCGGGCCTGGCCCTTGAGCGGCTGCCTCCTGGGCACGGCCGTGCCCCGGAGGCCGTGGacgaggtcggcggcgcggccgtggaAGTCGGCGGAGCGCTTCTTGAACCTGGTGTAGCGGCGCGAGAACCAGGCGGCGATGAGCTGGCGGAGCGTGGCGTTGGGTGTGAGCGCGTCGTCCCAGAGCTCCTGCATCGTGGTCGGGCAGGTCCGGTGGCCCAGCGCGAGCCACCGCGAGATGTTGGCCCGCTCGTACGTCTGCCCCGTGCAGAGCGTCACCGGATCCACCATGGGCTCGAGCGAGATCGGGCAGATGAAGACCGCCGGCACCGCCTCGtccccgccgccatccccgGCCGCGTCGAGCTCGTCCATCATCTTCCTCAGCTCGACCGGCTGCTTCCCGGCGTCCCCCGCCCCCGCATCCCCGGGCTCCAGCGCGCCCCCGAGAATGCCGTCCTTGAGCGCCGTGTCGATGTCGAGCACCTGCCCGCCGCATGGCAGCTCCTGGTACTGCGGCATtgtggcggcgcggcgacgacTCCCCCGGCCAagcgcaccaccaccaccagcaccacggCGACGGACGGCGAGGCCCTTTTTAGCAGCGCACAGGCCCCGGAGGCGACGGAATGATGGGGAGAATCATGGGGAGACTTATCGCCATCATCATCACCCCGCTCCTTTCTTCCACTCTTTCTTGACCGGCTGCTTTTCTTGGATTTTCGGGTTGCTCCGCAACAGCAGCTAGCTAGGCGCGGGGGAGTCAAAAGGCGGGCGAGCGAACAGGGCGGCGGAGCTGAGAGCTTTTAGGTTTTGGGATTGGGAGTGGATTGCGGCGAGCGAGGCAGCACAGAGATATGGGGAAGATCTGGGGGGgggtggggaggagggggggggTGTTGGAGGAGATGGGGAGTGGGAAACTGTGGGAGAATTTGAGATCTAGTCCAAGCTATAGTGGGTGGACTGGAGAAGAGAGAGGACAGGGAGCCTGGGTGTGTttgtgacttttttttttgtgtgtgtgagagagagcaAGAATATCCAGATGGGAgtactactttttttttgtgtggGGGGGCAGGGGTGCGAGGGGATTGGATGGGAGAGGTGGGGACCATCCCATTTGCACACTCACCGTGCGTGTGTGGCGGGCCTCCCTGCACACCCCCTGTCCTCCCACTGCTTTCTCTCCGCCAATTTTCCTGTGCTTTTATATACGTCTTTTCTCTGATATTttg encodes the following:
- the LOC101779597 gene encoding U-box domain-containing protein 75 — protein: MPQYQELPCGGQVLDIDTALKDGILGGALEPGDAGAGDAGKQPVELRKMMDELDAAGDGGGDEAVPAVFICPISLEPMVDPVTLCTGQTYERANISRWLALGHRTCPTTMQELWDDALTPNATLRQLIAAWFSRRYTRFKKRSADFHGRAADLVHGLRGTAVPRRQPLKGQARIAALRELRTLAATHQSVTKAIAEAGGVALLTSLLGPFTSHAVGTEAVAILVSGVTLDADAKAALMQPAKVSLVVDMLNEGAADTKINCVRLIRILMDERGFRPETMASLSLLVGVMRLIRDKRHPDGVVAGLELLNSICAVHRPARGMIVSIGAVPQLVELLPELATECVEPALDILDALSAIPEGRVALKDCPRTIPNAVRLLMRVSEACTRRSLSMLWTVCRMAPEECAPAAVEAGLAAKLLLVIQSGCAPELKQKASELLKLCRLNYTDTLFISKCKLTRTIQ